GGGTCTCCGCTGACGGCGGACGTCACGATCGTGGCGCCTCCGGACTAGTGGCCGTGGCCGTGCTGGTCGTGCGAGGCTCCCGCGGTCTTGTGGGAGTGGCGGTTCGCCACGTCGCGGTAGCTCCAGGTGACGAAGCCGAGCGCGGTGAAGGCCACGGCGGCGATCAGGCCGAAGACGATGGCCGGGAAGGGCAGCTCCACATGGGTCGAGGCTTCTGCGAGGACGGTCGTCGCCAGGGTCATGCGATGCTCCTTGAAGGTCGGGGGCCCCGAGGGGCTCCGTCGAGTCTAGTCGGACCCTACGCGCGGACCTGTCCGGCGCCGCGCAGGAGCCACTTCGTGCTGGTCAGCTCGGGCAGGCCCATCGGGCCGCGGGCGTGCAGCTTCTGCGTCGAGATGCCGACCTCGGCGCCGAAGCCGAACTCGCCTCCGTCGGTGAAGCGGGTGGAGGCGTTGACCATCACGACCGCGGAGTCGACCTCGGCGAGGAAGCGCTCGGCACTGCCCAGGTCGTTGGTGACGATGGACTCGGTGTGGTGCGTCGAGTACCGGGCGATGTGCTCCATCGCGGCGTCGAGGTCGTCGACCACGGCGACGGCGATGTCGAGCGAGTAGTACTCGGCCGACCAGTCCTCCTCCGTGGCCTCGACCGCGTCGGGGAAGAGCGCGCGGACGCGCTCGTCGCCGTGCACGGTGACGCCCGCGCTCGCGAGCCGGCCGAGGACCGGAGGCAGGAGGCGCTCGGCCGCATCGCGGTGGACCAGCAGGGTCTCGAGCGCGTTGCAGGTGCTCGGGCGCTGGGTCTTGGCGTTGTGCACGATGTCGACCGACCACTGCTCGTCGGCGCTCGCGTCGAGGAAGACGTGGACCACTCCCGCGCCGGTCTCGATGACGGGCACGGTCGACTCCGTCACCACCGACTCGATGAGGCCGGCGCTCCCCCGCGGCACGAGGACGTCGACGTAGCCGCGGGCGCGCATCAGCGCCCTCGCGCCCTCGCGCCCGTGGTCGTCGACCGTCTGGATCAGCTCGGCCGGGAGCCCGACGGAGGCGACCGCCTCCTGCAGGAGCTCCACGAGGATCCCGTTGGTGTTCTCCGCCGCGCTGCCGCCGCGCAGGATCACCGCGTTGCCGCTCTTGAGGGCGAGCGCGGCGATGTCGATCGTCACATTGGGCCGGGCCTCGTAGATCGCGCCGACGACGCCGAAGGGCACCCGGACCTGGGTCAGCGAGGCGCCGTTCGGCAGATGGGAGCCGCGGACGGTCTGCCCGACGGGATCGATGAGCCCCGCGACCGCGACCACGGCGTCGGCCAGCGAGCCGAGGCGCGCCTCGTCGAGACGGAGGCGGTCCTGCAGACCCGCGCTCATGCCGTTCTCACGGCCGTTGGCGAGGTCGAGCTCGTTCGCGGGGACGATGCGCTCGGCGCCGGCGCGGACCGCCTCGGCGATCGCCAGGAGCGCGCGGTTCTTGAGGTCGGTGGTGGCGCTGCGGAGCGAGCGGGACGCCCGGCGCGAGGCGGCGAACCGCTCGGTGAGGACGGCGCTGCTCTCGAGGGTGGTCTGCGGCATCCGGCCAGTGTATTCGCTGCCGCGAGAGAGGGAGCGGGCTCCCGCGCACCGCGCGGGAGCCCCTCGCTCAGTCCTCGACGGGGTCGCCCTCGTCGGCGACGCGCCACACGCCGCCCAGGCGCTCGCGCTCGAGGTCGGCGCGGGCGGCCGCCTTCGCGTCCATCCGCTCGAAGTACTCCTCGCGGCGCTCGTTGCGGGTCTTGCGGCCGTTCTCGTCGAGGCGCACGTCGGTGCCGCGCGGCGCAGTGATGAGCTCGGCGGTCGAGGTGAGCGTCGGCTCCCAGTCGAAGACGACTCCGTCGCCTCGGCCGATGACCACCGTGGAGCCCGCGACGGCACCGGCCGAGAAGAGGCCGTTCTCGACGCCGAGCTTCGCCAGGCGGTCGGCGAGGAATCCGACGGCCTCGTCGTTGGTGAAGTCGGTCTGGGCGACCCAGCGCACCGGCTTCGTGCCCAGCACCCGGTAGATGTTGCCGTAGGACCCGCCCTCGACGCGGATCTCGAAGTCCTTCTCGTCCACGGCGCGCGGGCGGATCGTGATCCGCTCGACCTTCGGCACCGCGGCGAGCTCGGCCCGGTGCTGCTCGACGATCTCGGCGAGCGCGAAGGTGAGCTGGCGCAGTCCTGCGTGGCTGACCGCGGAGATCTCGAACACGCGGTAGCCGCGGCCCTCGAGATCGGCGCGGACGAACGCGGCGAGCTCCTTCGCCTCCGGCACGTCGACCTTGTTGAGGGCGATGAGCTGGGGACGCTCGACGAGCGGGATCTGGCCGTCGCCGACCGGGTAGGCGGCGAGCTCACCCAGGATGACGTCGAGATCGCTGAGCGGGTCGCGACCGGGCTCGAGAGTGGCGCAGTCGAGCACGTGGACCAGCGCGGTGCAGCGCTCGACGTGGCGGAGGAACTCGAGGCCGAGGCCCTTGCCCTCGCTCGCGCCCTCGATCAGCCCGGGGACGTCGGCGACGGTGTAGCGCGACTCCCCCGCCTGGACCACGCCGAGGTTGGGGGCGAGCGTCGTGAACGGGTAGTCGGCGATCTTCGGCTTCGCGGCCGAGATGGCGGCGACGAGGCTCGACTTGCCGGCGGACGGGAAGCCGACCAGCGCGACGTCGGCGACGGTCTTCAGCTCGAG
The genomic region above belongs to Rathayibacter sp. VKM Ac-2759 and contains:
- a CDS encoding glutamate-5-semialdehyde dehydrogenase codes for the protein MPQTTLESSAVLTERFAASRRASRSLRSATTDLKNRALLAIAEAVRAGAERIVPANELDLANGRENGMSAGLQDRLRLDEARLGSLADAVVAVAGLIDPVGQTVRGSHLPNGASLTQVRVPFGVVGAIYEARPNVTIDIAALALKSGNAVILRGGSAAENTNGILVELLQEAVASVGLPAELIQTVDDHGREGARALMRARGYVDVLVPRGSAGLIESVVTESTVPVIETGAGVVHVFLDASADEQWSVDIVHNAKTQRPSTCNALETLLVHRDAAERLLPPVLGRLASAGVTVHGDERVRALFPDAVEATEEDWSAEYYSLDIAVAVVDDLDAAMEHIARYSTHHTESIVTNDLGSAERFLAEVDSAVVMVNASTRFTDGGEFGFGAEVGISTQKLHARGPMGLPELTSTKWLLRGAGQVRA
- the obgE gene encoding GTPase ObgE, yielding MVTFVDNVTLHLRAGHGGNGCVSVRREKFKPLAGPDGGNGGHGGDIVLVADPQTTTLLAYHRHPHRSSDNGGPGMGDHRAGGNGELLELPVPLGTVVKSPEGDELIDMDEPGLRYVIAPGGQGGLGNASLATTKRKAPGFALLGTPGWEGDVVLELKTVADVALVGFPSAGKSSLVAAISAAKPKIADYPFTTLAPNLGVVQAGESRYTVADVPGLIEGASEGKGLGLEFLRHVERCTALVHVLDCATLEPGRDPLSDLDVILGELAAYPVGDGQIPLVERPQLIALNKVDVPEAKELAAFVRADLEGRGYRVFEISAVSHAGLRQLTFALAEIVEQHRAELAAVPKVERITIRPRAVDEKDFEIRVEGGSYGNIYRVLGTKPVRWVAQTDFTNDEAVGFLADRLAKLGVENGLFSAGAVAGSTVVIGRGDGVVFDWEPTLTSTAELITAPRGTDVRLDENGRKTRNERREEYFERMDAKAAARADLERERLGGVWRVADEGDPVED